From one Streptomyces spiramyceticus genomic stretch:
- a CDS encoding pyridoxamine 5'-phosphate oxidase family protein, with amino-acid sequence MAEAPVMFGVQMQSGELLPWTWAVERLAAARTYWIATTRPDGRPHTRPVWGVWLEDGFWFSTGSVARLSLPRNPEISVHLDDGDRPVIVEGTAEAVSEVRALARFVAAYNPKYDWDIAATDDGVADGSGAAGPAFRVRPRLVFGWDSDMRAPTRWRFPST; translated from the coding sequence GTGGCCGAGGCACCGGTCATGTTCGGTGTGCAGATGCAGTCGGGGGAGCTGCTGCCCTGGACATGGGCGGTCGAGCGGCTGGCCGCGGCCCGCACGTACTGGATTGCCACGACGCGCCCCGACGGCCGGCCGCACACGCGTCCCGTCTGGGGAGTCTGGCTGGAGGACGGGTTCTGGTTCAGCACGGGATCCGTCGCCCGGCTCAGCCTGCCCCGCAATCCGGAGATCTCCGTGCATCTCGACGACGGTGACCGGCCGGTGATCGTGGAAGGCACAGCGGAGGCGGTCTCGGAAGTGCGGGCGCTGGCCCGGTTCGTCGCCGCGTACAACCCCAAGTACGACTGGGACATCGCTGCGACCGATGACGGCGTCGCCGACGGCTCCGGGGCCGCCGGGCCTGCATTCCGGGTCCGGCCCCGGCTGGTCTTCGGCTGGGACTCCGACATGCGGGCCCCTACACGGTGGCGGTTTCCCAGCACGTAG
- a CDS encoding ATP-binding cassette domain-containing protein, with the protein MTMSTAARAATALRPAITATGLSKSYGDKVVLDGIDLHIPEGTIFALLGPNGAGKTTTVQILSTLITANAGEAHVAGHDLVRDADDVRRAIGVTGQFSAVDNLLTAEENLILMADLHHLSRREGRRRTADLLGRFDLTEAATKPVVTFSGGMRRKLDLAMTLVGNPRIIFLDEPTTGLDPRSRRTMWEIIRSLVADDGVTIFLTTQYLEEADQLADSIAVLDHGKLVAEGTAEELKRRIPGGHIRLQFADATGLASAAALFDTAGRDSEALTLHIPSDGSIPTLRAVLDVLDNASVEAEALTVHTPDLDDVFLTLTGKGNAR; encoded by the coding sequence ATGACCATGTCCACCGCCGCCCGGGCTGCGACCGCGCTCCGGCCGGCCATCACAGCCACCGGGCTGTCCAAGTCGTACGGCGACAAGGTGGTGCTCGACGGCATCGACCTGCACATCCCCGAGGGCACGATCTTCGCGCTGCTCGGCCCCAACGGCGCAGGCAAGACCACCACCGTGCAGATCCTGTCCACCCTCATCACCGCCAACGCCGGCGAGGCGCACGTAGCGGGCCACGATCTGGTCCGCGACGCCGATGACGTACGCCGCGCGATCGGCGTCACCGGCCAGTTCTCGGCGGTGGACAACCTGCTCACCGCCGAGGAGAACCTGATCCTCATGGCGGACCTGCACCATCTGTCCCGCCGCGAAGGCCGCAGGCGCACCGCCGATCTGCTGGGCCGCTTCGACCTCACCGAGGCGGCCACCAAGCCCGTCGTCACCTTCTCGGGCGGTATGCGGCGCAAGCTCGACCTGGCGATGACCCTGGTCGGCAACCCGCGCATCATCTTCCTCGACGAGCCGACCACCGGACTCGACCCGCGCAGCCGCCGCACCATGTGGGAGATCATCCGCAGCCTGGTCGCCGACGACGGCGTCACGATCTTCCTGACGACCCAGTACCTGGAAGAAGCGGACCAACTCGCCGACAGCATCGCCGTACTGGACCACGGGAAGCTGGTCGCCGAAGGCACCGCGGAAGAGCTGAAGCGCCGTATCCCGGGCGGCCACATCCGCCTCCAGTTCGCCGACGCGACCGGCCTCGCATCGGCCGCCGCCCTCTTCGACACCGCCGGGCGCGACAGCGAAGCACTCACCCTGCACATCCCGAGCGACGGCAGCATTCCCACCCTGCGGGCGGTCCTCGACGTACTCGACAACGCGTCCGTCGAGGCCGAGGCACTCACCGTGCACACCCCGGACCTCGACGACGTATTCCTCACACTCACCGGCAAGGGGAACGCCCGATGA
- a CDS encoding ABC transporter permease, whose product MTTMSYAVRDSRTMLRRNLKHALRYPSMTVSVVAMPVLMLLLFNYVFGGALGTGIGGTATGSTEYIDYVAPGIILMAATSGALATAVGVCVDMTEGIVNRFRTMAISRASFLTGHVVGSVIQTMISIALVVGVALLMGFRPNATVVEWAAAVGVLALLTLALTWLAAGIGLVAKNPETASNIPMPMTFLPFIGSAIVPPESMPTGLRWFAEYQPFTPVIETLRGLLMGTEIGTNGLVALAWCVGLTLVGYLWARSAFNRGSAR is encoded by the coding sequence ATGACCACCATGTCCTACGCCGTCCGCGATTCCAGGACAATGCTGCGCCGCAACCTCAAGCACGCACTGCGCTACCCCTCCATGACGGTCTCCGTCGTCGCGATGCCCGTCCTGATGCTGCTCCTCTTCAACTACGTCTTCGGCGGCGCCCTGGGTACCGGCATCGGCGGCACGGCCACCGGCAGCACCGAGTACATCGACTACGTCGCCCCGGGCATCATCCTGATGGCCGCGACCTCCGGAGCCCTGGCCACGGCGGTCGGCGTCTGCGTCGACATGACCGAAGGCATCGTGAACCGGTTCCGTACGATGGCGATTTCCCGCGCGTCGTTCCTGACCGGCCATGTGGTCGGCAGCGTGATCCAGACAATGATCAGCATCGCGCTTGTCGTCGGCGTAGCGCTGCTCATGGGCTTCAGGCCCAATGCCACGGTCGTCGAGTGGGCCGCCGCCGTCGGCGTGCTGGCGCTGCTCACCCTGGCGCTGACCTGGCTGGCGGCGGGGATCGGCCTGGTGGCCAAGAACCCCGAGACCGCCAGCAACATCCCGATGCCGATGACGTTCCTCCCCTTCATCGGCAGCGCCATCGTCCCGCCGGAGTCGATGCCCACCGGCCTGCGCTGGTTCGCCGAGTACCAGCCCTTCACGCCGGTCATCGAGACGCTGCGCGGCCTGCTGATGGGCACGGAGATCGGCACCAACGGGCTCGTCGCGCTCGCCTGGTGCGTCGGCCTCACCCTGGTCGGCTACCTGTGGGCGCGGTCGGCCTTCAACCGCGGCAGCGCCCGCTGA
- a CDS encoding SCO2400 family protein yields the protein MDYCSSCRRTLNGALVCPGCGAYAPDIAPPVHRPDGAVASAETTAETWFPEEAAPVGSGASADATDTTDATADASGSASSDGFEGASATGQGRAARRRQLARWKKHRRRAVAATAVAMIGGALTVAALPTTRPSTSHTQAGSPPEPVNTSTSTPRTANTDSSTEQPDTRGSRHPGTRPPVTTNKQQDTADEPAATTNRQPKTAATARPSAPLSAKPDTTPESAKGTATDNTNADAPAAAPVPAPETTAPPASTERPGDAETPLADLFPGTPEAEPTSPVQVCLIGVCVG from the coding sequence ATGGACTACTGCTCCTCGTGCCGCCGGACTCTCAACGGGGCGCTCGTGTGTCCCGGCTGCGGCGCCTACGCTCCCGACATAGCCCCGCCTGTCCATCGCCCCGACGGCGCGGTCGCTTCTGCCGAAACGACGGCGGAGACGTGGTTCCCGGAGGAGGCCGCACCGGTCGGCAGCGGCGCATCCGCAGACGCGACAGACACGACAGACGCGACGGCGGATGCGTCCGGCAGCGCTTCGTCCGACGGCTTCGAGGGCGCCTCCGCCACCGGGCAGGGCCGGGCGGCGCGGCGTCGGCAGCTGGCGCGTTGGAAGAAGCACCGGCGTCGGGCCGTTGCGGCAACGGCGGTTGCGATGATCGGTGGCGCCCTGACCGTTGCCGCGCTGCCGACCACCAGGCCGTCCACCAGCCACACGCAGGCGGGCTCGCCGCCGGAACCGGTGAACACGTCCACGTCCACGCCCCGTACGGCGAACACCGACTCGTCGACGGAGCAGCCGGACACCCGGGGTTCGCGGCATCCCGGCACTCGCCCACCCGTGACAACGAACAAGCAGCAGGACACCGCCGACGAACCGGCCGCGACGACGAACCGGCAGCCGAAGACCGCCGCCACGGCCCGGCCCTCAGCGCCCCTGAGCGCGAAGCCGGACACCACGCCGGAGTCGGCGAAGGGGACCGCAACTGACAACACCAACGCCGACGCCCCGGCTGCGGCTCCGGTCCCGGCCCCCGAGACCACCGCGCCGCCCGCTTCCACCGAACGTCCCGGCGACGCGGAAACACCGCTTGCGGACCTGTTCCCCGGTACGCCGGAGGCCGAGCCGACATCGCCGGTGCAGGTGTGCCTGATCGGTGTGTGCGTCGGCTGA
- a CDS encoding PP2C family protein-serine/threonine phosphatase, whose product MAYVTVTALSHPGLIRDHNEDSLVAGPWTLCATVTENPQTLVFPLGTPLVVAVADGMGGQPAGEVASALVVRELALLGPSLDGEEAVRDALKLCNQAVYASADRDTALRTMGTTVAGVVVLTDLLVVFNVGDSRVLNATPDGLRRVSEDDSPPLPPGQRTTSIVTQALGGSHRFSAITPHVTTAPLYPGDRYLVCTDGLTDPVPEDAIDDLLSLHDEDARAAFELWKSAIEAGGPDNVTLALIGVGDSE is encoded by the coding sequence ATGGCGTACGTAACGGTGACCGCCCTGAGCCATCCCGGCCTGATCCGCGACCACAACGAGGACAGCCTGGTGGCCGGTCCGTGGACGCTGTGCGCCACTGTGACCGAGAACCCGCAGACGCTTGTGTTCCCTCTCGGCACACCGCTCGTCGTGGCGGTGGCGGACGGCATGGGCGGGCAGCCGGCCGGCGAGGTGGCCAGTGCGCTGGTCGTCCGGGAACTGGCGTTGCTCGGCCCCTCGCTGGACGGCGAGGAAGCCGTTCGTGACGCGCTCAAGCTGTGCAACCAGGCGGTGTACGCGTCCGCCGACCGCGATACGGCGCTGAGGACCATGGGCACCACGGTCGCGGGTGTCGTCGTACTGACGGACTTGCTGGTCGTGTTCAACGTGGGCGACAGCAGGGTGCTCAACGCGACTCCGGACGGACTCCGCCGGGTGAGCGAGGACGACAGTCCGCCTCTGCCGCCGGGGCAGCGCACCACGTCGATCGTCACCCAGGCGCTCGGCGGCTCCCACCGGTTCAGCGCCATCACGCCGCACGTCACGACAGCGCCGCTTTACCCGGGCGACCGCTACCTGGTGTGCACCGACGGCCTGACCGATCCTGTGCCGGAGGACGCAATCGACGACCTGCTGAGCCTCCACGACGAGGACGCCAGGGCCGCTTTCGAGCTCTGGAAGTCCGCGATCGAGGCAGGAGGGCCCGACAACGTCACGCTCGCGCTGATCGGCGTCGGCGACAGCGAATGA
- a CDS encoding DUF4097 family beta strand repeat-containing protein, translating into MPDFDTPEPICVTLEFDTGSARIVASKRTDTVVEVLPSDGADEADVRAAQQTKVSFSGGKLVIRGPKKRSLFGKSGSLDVSIELPAGSDVQGTSPMADFICEGRLGDCRLKTSLGDIQVDEAGSVHLKTGHGGIRVDRVTGDAEIAGAGRVDAGEIAGTATVRNGNGETAIGEVTGDLRANSSNGRISVGVAHSGVDAKSANGGIRIGEVARGQVVLQIASGDVEVGIRESTAAWLDVSTRVGSVRNSLGPSEGPGASEETVEVRARTGVGDIVIRRS; encoded by the coding sequence ATGCCTGATTTCGACACCCCCGAACCGATCTGCGTCACCCTCGAATTCGACACCGGGTCCGCCAGGATCGTCGCGAGCAAGCGCACCGACACCGTCGTCGAGGTGCTGCCGAGCGACGGCGCCGACGAGGCCGATGTGCGGGCCGCGCAGCAGACCAAAGTGAGCTTCTCCGGCGGCAAGTTGGTGATCAGGGGCCCCAAGAAGCGTTCCCTGTTCGGCAAGAGCGGATCGCTGGACGTGAGCATCGAGCTGCCGGCCGGATCGGATGTTCAAGGCACCTCGCCCATGGCGGACTTCATCTGCGAAGGGCGTCTCGGGGACTGCAGGCTGAAGACCTCGCTCGGCGACATCCAGGTCGACGAGGCAGGGTCCGTGCACCTGAAGACCGGCCACGGCGGCATCCGCGTGGACCGTGTGACGGGGGACGCCGAGATCGCCGGCGCGGGCCGGGTCGACGCAGGCGAGATCGCGGGCACGGCAACGGTCAGGAACGGCAACGGCGAGACCGCGATCGGCGAGGTCACCGGCGACCTGCGGGCGAACTCGTCCAACGGCCGCATCTCCGTCGGCGTCGCCCACTCCGGGGTCGACGCCAAGTCCGCCAACGGCGGCATCCGGATCGGCGAAGTGGCGCGCGGCCAGGTGGTCCTCCAGATCGCCTCCGGTGACGTCGAGGTCGGCATTCGTGAGTCCACCGCCGCCTGGCTCGACGTGAGCACCCGCGTCGGCAGTGTGCGCAACTCCCTCGGCCCTTCGGAGGGTCCGGGAGCGTCCGAAGAGACGGTCGAGGTGCGCGCCCGCACGGGTGTCGGCGACATCGTGATCCGCCGCTCCTGA
- a CDS encoding DUF72 domain-containing protein: MPMLVGTSGWQYKDWRGVLYPPKQPQRLWLEEYSRQFVTVENNNAFYRLPSTEVFASWRQRTPEGFVMAVKASRYLTHLKRLRDPEEPVGRLMGRTEGLADRLGPVLLQLPPNFRQDTDSLDACLRCFPGTVRVAVELRHPSWWEAESELRTVLERHGSALCWADRWSRPVTPLWRTASWGYVRFHGGIAEPPPRYGRQALKSWAGRIADAWPDEAEVYVYFNNDLGGAAVVDAMKFARAAAALGRTVSRTPRALPPTPASDTT; encoded by the coding sequence ATGCCCATGCTCGTCGGAACCTCGGGGTGGCAGTACAAGGACTGGCGCGGCGTCCTCTATCCCCCCAAGCAACCGCAGCGGCTCTGGCTGGAGGAGTACTCCCGGCAGTTCGTCACTGTGGAGAACAACAACGCCTTCTACCGCCTCCCCAGCACGGAGGTCTTCGCCTCCTGGCGGCAGCGGACGCCGGAGGGTTTCGTCATGGCCGTCAAAGCCAGCCGCTACCTCACCCACCTCAAGCGGCTGCGCGACCCCGAGGAGCCGGTCGGCCGGTTGATGGGCCGCACCGAGGGCCTCGCCGACCGGCTGGGGCCCGTCCTGCTGCAACTGCCGCCGAACTTCCGGCAGGACACCGACAGCCTGGACGCCTGCCTTCGCTGCTTTCCCGGCACGGTCCGGGTCGCCGTCGAACTGCGCCACCCCTCGTGGTGGGAGGCGGAGAGCGAGCTTCGGACGGTGCTGGAGCGGCACGGCAGCGCGCTGTGCTGGGCCGACCGGTGGTCCCGCCCGGTGACGCCCCTGTGGCGTACGGCGTCCTGGGGGTACGTACGGTTCCACGGCGGCATCGCCGAGCCGCCGCCGCGCTACGGCCGCCAGGCGCTGAAGTCCTGGGCCGGGCGCATCGCCGACGCCTGGCCGGACGAGGCCGAGGTGTACGTCTACTTCAACAACGACCTGGGCGGCGCGGCCGTCGTGGACGCCATGAAGTTCGCGCGGGCGGCGGCCGCGCTGGGCCGGACGGTGAGCCGTACGCCTCGCGCCCTGCCGCCCACCCCGGCGTCCGATACGACATGA
- a CDS encoding class I SAM-dependent methyltransferase, producing the protein MSGWVVTVSGENLRADPSNAEQVRAWDGEEGAYWAAHADQFDRAVRGYQPRFLEAAAIGAGERVLDIGCGTGESARAAARLAVGGSVLGVDLSGEMLRVARQKAAEEGLGNVRFEQADAQTYPFPEGKFDAAISRSGAMFFAEPVTAFRNIARALRPGGRLVLLVWQALSRNEWFLAFTTALAAGRTLPAPPPGAPGPFSMADPDEVRARLTAAAFNEPRFEDLSAPMHFGPDAEQAYAFVSGLRGWMLDGLDESGRHRALTDLRATLDAHETPSGVLYESAAWLITADLP; encoded by the coding sequence ATGAGCGGGTGGGTGGTCACGGTGAGCGGCGAGAACTTGCGGGCCGATCCCTCGAACGCCGAGCAGGTGCGGGCCTGGGACGGCGAGGAAGGGGCCTACTGGGCCGCCCACGCCGACCAGTTCGACCGTGCTGTCCGCGGCTACCAGCCACGTTTCCTTGAGGCCGCGGCCATCGGCGCCGGCGAGCGGGTGCTCGACATCGGCTGCGGCACCGGCGAATCGGCTCGTGCCGCCGCACGCCTGGCGGTCGGCGGCTCGGTGCTCGGCGTCGATCTGTCTGGCGAGATGCTACGAGTGGCACGGCAGAAGGCCGCCGAGGAAGGGCTGGGCAACGTCCGCTTCGAGCAGGCCGACGCCCAGACGTATCCATTCCCCGAAGGGAAGTTCGACGCGGCGATCAGTCGCAGTGGGGCGATGTTCTTCGCCGAACCGGTGACCGCCTTCCGCAACATCGCACGGGCTCTGCGACCCGGCGGCCGCCTGGTGCTGCTGGTGTGGCAGGCGCTGTCCCGCAACGAATGGTTCCTGGCCTTCACCACGGCTCTGGCCGCCGGCCGGACCCTGCCCGCACCGCCGCCCGGTGCGCCGGGGCCGTTCTCCATGGCCGACCCCGACGAGGTACGGGCCCGGCTCACGGCGGCGGCCTTCAACGAGCCGCGCTTCGAAGACCTGTCCGCCCCCATGCACTTCGGGCCGGACGCCGAGCAGGCGTACGCGTTCGTCTCCGGGCTCCGCGGCTGGATGCTCGACGGCCTCGACGAAAGCGGCCGCCACCGCGCCCTGACGGATCTGCGTGCGACCCTCGATGCGCATGAGACGCCGAGCGGCGTGCTGTACGAATCGGCCGCCTGGCTCATCACTGCCGATCTTCCCTAG
- a CDS encoding PucR family transcriptional regulator, which yields MHNSSVPGSVRPRAHGIAVGAPDPTPLQLFDRACRRLLGQGPKFTEFTDTVVAKIRAEVPYYADPVLAPPDVRQTVSTGIRHGLEAGVDPSRIVDVERYTRELGIRRAEQGRPLDEVLHAFRVAGSEVWSGIISVVEADGLGDTRQLVRVAELVWKSNDRDAVLVADAYRQAVEGVASRHGERVRLVLAALLETRNEPGFARSAAAILDLPLDGRYAVAVVGATPPYGRAPRTAPEVHGIRILRHACGPRDVLVAHLGDRPLDALVSGLNAGPGFRIGISPVVQGLGSLARAHDMAGLALRTCRADGEIARLDSRLPDGLLISRPDLSAELAHGVLRPLYDLEPADRDTLLDTIGIWIENDGSAVQAARRMFCHRNTVLNRLRRLEQITGLALTRPRDLVQLTLALDAHRLLGPAAALGTTTDEGNYPSASGGRTAPPRERGAADG from the coding sequence ATGCACAACAGTTCCGTCCCCGGCAGCGTTCGCCCCCGCGCTCACGGCATAGCCGTCGGCGCCCCAGATCCCACTCCCCTCCAGCTCTTCGACCGCGCCTGCCGACGCCTTCTTGGGCAGGGCCCCAAATTCACGGAATTCACCGACACCGTCGTGGCGAAGATCCGCGCCGAGGTGCCGTACTACGCCGACCCGGTGCTCGCGCCGCCCGACGTGCGGCAAACCGTGAGCACCGGCATCCGTCACGGGCTGGAAGCCGGCGTCGATCCGAGCAGAATCGTGGACGTCGAGCGGTACACGAGAGAGCTGGGCATCAGGCGCGCGGAACAGGGCCGCCCCCTCGACGAAGTGCTGCACGCGTTCCGTGTCGCCGGCTCGGAGGTCTGGAGCGGGATCATCAGCGTGGTGGAGGCGGACGGACTCGGCGACACGCGCCAGCTGGTACGCGTCGCCGAGCTGGTGTGGAAGAGCAACGACCGCGACGCCGTCCTGGTCGCCGATGCCTACCGGCAGGCCGTCGAAGGCGTCGCCAGCCGCCACGGTGAACGCGTCCGCCTGGTCCTCGCCGCGCTGCTGGAGACCCGTAACGAACCCGGGTTCGCCAGGAGCGCGGCAGCGATCCTCGATCTGCCGCTCGACGGGCGTTACGCGGTCGCGGTGGTCGGAGCGACACCGCCGTACGGCCGCGCGCCCCGTACCGCTCCGGAGGTTCACGGCATCCGGATCCTGCGGCACGCCTGCGGGCCCCGTGATGTGCTCGTCGCCCACCTGGGCGACCGCCCTCTGGACGCGCTCGTCTCCGGCCTGAACGCCGGTCCCGGGTTCCGCATCGGGATCAGTCCGGTCGTACAGGGTCTGGGAAGCCTGGCCCGAGCACACGACATGGCCGGGCTGGCCCTTCGTACATGCCGGGCCGACGGCGAGATCGCCCGGCTCGACTCCCGCCTGCCGGACGGTCTCCTCATCTCGCGGCCCGACCTGTCCGCCGAACTGGCCCACGGGGTGCTCCGGCCCCTGTACGACCTGGAACCCGCCGACCGAGACACGCTGCTCGACACCATCGGCATCTGGATCGAGAACGATGGCTCCGCCGTCCAGGCCGCACGGCGCATGTTCTGCCATCGCAACACCGTGCTGAACCGTCTGCGCCGCCTCGAACAGATCACCGGCCTCGCGCTGACCCGCCCGCGCGATCTGGTGCAACTCACCCTCGCACTCGACGCCCACCGCCTGCTCGGACCGGCCGCGGCCCTGGGCACCACCACCGACGAAGGCAATTACCCGTCAGCCTCTGGAGGACGCACGGCTCCGCCGCGGGAACGGGGCGCGGCTGATGGCTGA
- a CDS encoding PRC-barrel domain-containing protein codes for MIQAADIREWRNHDVVDQKGHKIGVLEAVYVDTTTDEPAMATVRSGLLTRQHLTFVPVGEAILGPGYVKVAYAKALVKKAPSIGTDDVLPAEQEESIFQHYGMTYRPGPNGERQLARR; via the coding sequence ATGATCCAGGCAGCCGATATCCGCGAGTGGCGCAACCACGATGTCGTCGACCAGAAGGGCCACAAGATCGGCGTACTCGAAGCGGTCTATGTGGACACCACCACCGATGAGCCGGCCATGGCCACCGTCCGGAGCGGGCTGCTCACCCGGCAGCACCTGACCTTCGTACCTGTCGGCGAGGCAATCCTCGGGCCGGGCTACGTCAAAGTCGCCTACGCCAAGGCACTGGTGAAAAAGGCCCCCTCGATCGGCACGGACGACGTCCTGCCTGCCGAGCAGGAGGAATCGATCTTCCAGCACTACGGCATGACCTACCGGCCGGGGCCCAACGGCGAACGGCAACTCGCCCGCCGCTGA
- a CDS encoding FBP domain-containing protein, with product MEALSEKQIRSSFVNCTKGEASRLKLPLDFAELPWQDLDFLGWVDPGAPLRAHLVLARPDGPLGITLRVPGASRTSAVKSSLCQLCLTGHASSGVTLLVAPLAGARGRAGNTVGIYVCADLACSLYVRGKRQPKLRSGRYEESLGVEERIARTLGNLDAFLAKVTQG from the coding sequence GTGGAAGCGCTCAGTGAGAAACAGATCCGCTCGTCCTTCGTGAACTGCACCAAGGGCGAGGCGTCCCGCCTGAAACTCCCCCTCGACTTCGCCGAACTCCCCTGGCAGGACCTGGACTTCCTCGGCTGGGTCGATCCGGGCGCACCGCTGCGGGCGCACCTCGTGCTGGCGCGGCCGGACGGGCCGCTCGGGATCACGCTGCGGGTGCCCGGCGCGTCCCGTACCAGCGCGGTGAAGTCCAGCCTCTGCCAGCTCTGCCTCACCGGGCACGCCTCGTCCGGCGTCACGCTTCTCGTGGCCCCGCTGGCGGGGGCCCGTGGGCGCGCGGGCAATACCGTCGGCATCTATGTGTGCGCCGACCTCGCCTGCTCCCTGTACGTACGGGGCAAGCGGCAGCCCAAGCTGCGCAGCGGCCGCTACGAGGAGAGCCTGGGCGTGGAGGAGCGGATCGCCCGCACCCTCGGCAACCTGGACGCCTTCCTGGCGAAGGTGACGCAGGGCTAG
- a CDS encoding cation acetate symporter, with the protein MTTPEILLAAPPRLLDSDTRGIVLVGFLAFIVPILLICVLSGPGRDRVNDFYTAQRSLRPVRGALVLSGVYLSAATVLGTTGSIAIFGYDGLFIALCTVLSLGVLLLLAGPLRERGCYTFGDIFALNAPGPAVRIAVAVVTLSACIPYLVVQLSGAGVTTTMLLGLSGPGAEQTAIVMIGLLVVCATAFGGMRGMITLQVLKTVLLLGMALAVAAVVLHRFDWSTDSLINAAGMGSGRPAAYMEPGLRFADSDGAEGTLDYIGLMVTIVLGVACLPHVAMQLNAAPDAAAARRTVRHTIGIVGTFCLATAVLGLGAAAVVGAPKILGADPGATSTLLMLTGELASGSSTGDAWLVVLVSSAVFLTTLAVVASVTLAAAGAVAHDLVTHVVRRGRTSEGREVAAARMASAGVGVLSIALAVWVQGWNVGFLSALALAVAASCLLPALLYSLFWSGYTRRGLLWTLYGGLGCAVGLQISGPVFSGTPMALFPDWHLDWFPLQTVVLVSMPAAFLLGRLGSAPGKRRAREVAEHGWA; encoded by the coding sequence ATGACGACTCCTGAGATCTTGCTCGCCGCGCCGCCGCGTCTTCTGGACTCGGACACACGCGGCATAGTTCTGGTGGGCTTTCTTGCGTTCATCGTGCCCATCCTGTTGATCTGCGTTCTCAGCGGCCCCGGGCGGGACCGGGTCAACGACTTCTACACGGCACAGCGCTCGTTGCGGCCCGTGCGGGGCGCTCTCGTTCTGTCCGGCGTCTACCTGTCCGCGGCCACGGTGCTCGGTACGACGGGAAGCATCGCGATATTCGGCTATGACGGTCTGTTCATCGCCCTGTGCACCGTGCTGTCGCTCGGTGTGCTCCTCCTGCTGGCAGGCCCCCTGCGCGAGCGCGGCTGCTACACCTTCGGCGACATATTCGCCCTGAACGCTCCAGGGCCCGCGGTAAGGATCGCGGTCGCCGTCGTGACCTTGAGCGCATGCATCCCCTATCTGGTCGTGCAGCTCTCCGGTGCGGGAGTGACCACCACAATGCTGCTGGGGCTGTCCGGTCCGGGCGCCGAACAGACGGCCATCGTCATGATCGGCCTCCTCGTCGTCTGCGCCACCGCGTTCGGCGGGATGCGCGGCATGATCACGCTTCAGGTGCTCAAAACGGTGCTGCTGCTCGGCATGGCGCTGGCTGTGGCAGCGGTGGTGCTCCATCGTTTCGACTGGAGCACCGACTCCCTGATCAACGCCGCAGGAATGGGCAGCGGCCGTCCCGCCGCCTATATGGAGCCCGGTCTCCGGTTCGCCGACAGCGACGGAGCCGAAGGCACACTCGACTACATCGGCCTGATGGTCACCATCGTGCTCGGTGTGGCATGCCTGCCCCACGTGGCCATGCAGCTCAACGCCGCTCCTGACGCGGCCGCCGCACGTCGTACCGTGCGCCACACCATCGGCATCGTCGGCACCTTCTGCCTCGCCACAGCTGTGCTGGGCCTCGGAGCCGCCGCTGTGGTCGGCGCCCCTAAGATCCTGGGCGCGGATCCGGGAGCCACCAGCACCCTGCTGATGCTCACTGGCGAACTGGCGAGCGGCTCCTCCACTGGCGATGCATGGCTCGTCGTCCTGGTTTCCTCCGCGGTGTTCCTCACCACGCTGGCGGTCGTGGCGAGCGTCACCCTGGCGGCCGCGGGGGCAGTCGCCCACGACCTGGTCACGCATGTGGTGCGCCGCGGGCGCACGAGCGAGGGCCGCGAGGTGGCCGCCGCACGTATGGCGTCCGCCGGGGTCGGCGTACTGAGCATCGCGCTGGCGGTCTGGGTCCAGGGCTGGAACGTCGGGTTCCTGTCCGCCCTCGCCCTGGCGGTGGCGGCCTCCTGCCTGCTTCCGGCGCTGCTGTACTCCCTCTTCTGGAGCGGATACACCCGAAGAGGGCTGCTCTGGACGCTGTACGGAGGCCTGGGCTGCGCCGTCGGCCTGCAGATCTCCGGCCCGGTCTTCTCCGGCACGCCCATGGCACTCTTCCCCGACTGGCACCTGGACTGGTTCCCGCTCCAGACGGTAGTCCTCGTGTCCATGCCCGCTGCTTTCCTGCTCGGCCGGCTGGGCAGCGCCCCGGGAAAGCGGCGCGCGCGGGAGGTCGCGGAGCACGGCTGGGCATGA